The genomic interval CACTACCGTTACCGTGTGATCCTAAAAGATAACAATAATAGTAATGGCAAATGTGACAAAATTCATAATCTTAAGTAAATACGATAAAAGACAATTCAATTACATTTGTGATTCAGACTCATTACAACgatttcatcaatttttattacaaTTTGATAAACGTGAGATGATGGGTTCAATATGAGATAAAAAGTAATTCCCATGCATGTGGGGTAAAATTTTCGTACATTTTGGtgtgtactaaaaaaaatatatgagaaaATGGAAGTATATGCATGTTAGAGAGAGCCAACTTGAAAGAATTTGTAGTAATTACcaataataaattaaagaaagctTCCTTTGCAAAGGTAAATGGactccaaatattttattctgtTTCTTGGAGAGCAAGCAGGCCGGATACGGCCTTTTTTTCCCCCCTtttaattattcatttatttttacaataaatgTGATTTTAGCTTTTATCGATGGACGGATTAGAACGCAAGCCAACcgattcttttttctttctctctttctttttctctatttttttttctttttttctcttttttctttttaaattctattatttatataacaaCTTTCATCACTTTTTAATCTTCATTcgataataatttagttttttcttttaatttttgaaaaataagacTATAAATAACTTAtctatctttaaattttttaaaaactcgtTTTTAGGTTTAGAATTTTGCTACTAATTTAACtcttctatttaaaaaaaagcatgtaattttaaataaagtaaaTCGGGCTTAGTTTTTGTAGAatgatttggattttttttcttttaagttgtCTTGCAAttaaataaagagagaaaaaatttaTCCTCCCATATTTGCCATATAAtgttttttttgggaaaaaacaTAAGTTGTCTTCGcagataaaaatattttgaactttcTACGTAGAAAGTCTTAATTGTAGGCCTGTATTATACATTTGTCTTATGCACTCTATTTATTACCTAATAATCTAACGAAATACAAATTTTCACTAATGTCGTAGTGTATTTACCATGAAGACCTCATCCgctattttttattacaaaaaacCTAAGGTTTTGTATATCTCCCCCATCCATAAATAACCTAAGGTTTTGTGTATTCATCAACcattaattcatttttaaattttctaaaaaatgaaatcttgttaaatctctcatttttctcattttcttcccaaatttctcaaatttattcctattcttttcctcttcttcttcctcactctcttctcttcttccttcatTCAATCAATTCTCCCTTCTCTGAAACTGACAAGCAAAGAAGATTGCAAAGCTAGTTAAAGTCGGCCAGCGAATGGATGAAGTCGAATATGAGGTTGCAAAGATCTACGAACGGATGTCCACAATGGATATGCGTGACCAACACCGAATCTTGGCTGGGCGACACTGGAACCGGTGGGTCGTGCCAAATTTGAGGTTGGAGGGCTTCGCGGACGAATGAAGGACCTGGGAATATCACGATGAAGCTAAATATGAGGTTGCAGACAGATGTCAACGCGTGCAGATGATGTGTCCATGATGGATCTTGATCTGGTCATTGGACATGTATGggtatatttgaaataatccATATATATCTgggtttatttcaaataataagaCGACACGTGCAGATCTGGATGCCACAGGCATACTAGGATGAACTCATATGAGGTATTCATGGGGGAGGTGGTCGTGAACACACACGAATGCACAAATGAGCAAATAGACAGGTCAAATTTATAACACTGTAAGTGCTGGATATAGAGACAACatatgatgttttgattttttagaGCTTTTATACGATTTTTCCATATATATtgtacttcttcttcttcttcaatttgtcGGAGCTTTTgtaggattttttttatatatactgtgatatatgTGCTTCTCATTCTTCGATTTTTTGGAGCTTTGTAGGATATCGATATATACTATGATAATACTTTTTAGGGTGATTTTTCGGTATATACTGTAATATATATCTTCAATTCTATTGAGACTTTATGATTTATGACATAtacaataatatatattgaacatTGAGTTCATTTGTGATTTATATACTGTGGTAGCTAGCTTTGTGAAAGCTTTGTGATGGCTTTGTTTATTCGAAAATCATAAGGTTTTAAATTTGAGTCGGTCACATTAATTGAGAATTAGGGATTTTTGTTAGGGAGCTTCTATTAAATTTACTTAAATGGAATTTAGTCAATGTTattagtatatttcatatattggtttgaatatttgcaaatatctaatataaatattttaacatatatttaaaaataaccatgaatctaaACTATGGTATGCATGAGATAATAATGCAAAATATAAACAAACTCAAGATAAACAATGAACTACAATAGATAAATTCAAATAAGTCAAACCatcatataaaaattacattaaaatgACATATATATTAGACATCAGAGGAATATATTATAGGCACACAAGCGATACCTAATTAGAAGTGCACACATATCAGAATACTTCGAATATATACgaaataaacaatggaataTATTACACGAAAACAAATAGTACTCAAAACAAATAATGGATTATAccacataatataaaaaattaaatgttaaatgtattttctctctgtaactggaaattgaaaagttatattaaatgtattttctctcttcaattaaaaatgagaaaaaaaaaatcatattaaatgtatATTCCCTCTCTATCATCAAGGGTCAAAAataggaaatatatatatatatatatacccgacattaaaataatagaaaagggtaaaaaaaaaaacacacagtTAGGATGTTTTAcgtaaaaatctcaaaatatagaaaaaaaaaaaaaaaaaaaaaaaaaaaaatgcattattGTTTTCACATGCGATATTTAATGTTTCCTGAAACGTTGTGCCCATAAATAACTACTAATTATGTTTTCACATAGTTTCTAATTTAATGCACacgaaataaataaattagaacACAATAGGAAGACATTCCATTttcaaacaactttttaaattaaatttaaaacattattTTGCACAACTATTACATAGGTAGTTATTAAACCACATTTAGAAGGGTAATTATAGCCTAATTTATTAAACTATGTTCAAATTgggaattgaaaaaaaaaaaacccataaatCAAATGTCCAACCAGGTTTAAATCaatgtcaattttttttcttttaatttaaatatcattagATAATTATTCAATCCAACTATTTGTTCAGCACTATTCTTCACCAATTTAGGTGTGTTTACGCTAACTTTtaaagtaattaatttaaaaaaaaactgaaattttTTTGGATGTTTGACGACCACTCAAAACAATGtttgaaaaaatgaatttatgaaatatattttatgtgatccaaacaatgcaaattctgaaaaaaaatgacatttaaatttttttttttttagtgtatTTAGATATtgagtttaaaatttaaaatagcaaaattatattaaaaatgataaaaacaataacaaatataGCATTTcattataaactcaattatttttgttaaattaaaatatattatatattattacaaaacgataattatacaaaaattttaatataaaacaagttcgtaaattaattagtaaaaatttatattcaacctAATATTTACTAAGtaactaaataaattttaaaacatattttgaaaatttgtttaaaatgaaatttgatttttggatcttctaccaaacacatatatgaaaatattatatacaattatgttttctttgaatttagtgttttttaaattatctaCCAAACAGACTCTTATGTATTATAACCATTCTAGATTAGTAGGGTTGACAAAATTCCGGTTGGGTCCTCGTGGGACCCCACCCCGATCGGGGTGGGAAATCCCCGATTTGATTGGAGATGGGTTCAAATCGAGGACCTTTTTAGAGTCCCTGAATCAGGGATGGGGTGGATATCCCCATTCCATCCTTAACCtgattagattttaaaatattttttctatatatatattaggtaaattttttatatttagccTAGTTTTTAATTTAGCTCAATCTAAGTCCAAACCAAAGAGAATTttaggatattttttttttaaaaaaaatctccaatAGGGAAACAAAAGAGAAAACGGGGAATGGCTCCCTATGGGGGACTCGTTTCCCCTACCACCCCCATCCCTGTCTTCAAATGGCGGGGATGAGGGCAAAATCTCCCATCGGGGATGGGGACGAGGAACCCTCCCCCACTCCGGTCCCGATTCTATTGCCAATCCTAAAGACTAGTCTTCTACCTCACTAATACCATGGGTATTTTAAAATTCTATCAATAATATTCTAAAATACACCCCCTGAAtagtataataaataaaataaccaacATACCCCCACTTGTCTTCTACTTCGCTTCTACTATGGTTGCCGCTAACTACCACTGTCATCAACAACCTACTTTGACCACCACAACCACCACTGACAACCAACTTTGACGACGACCACCACCTCCTCCTCACTATGGCCAACTCCAATGACTCCCTCCAACAATTAACCACCTCCGACTAGCAACTCTTGCAACCAACCACATCAATTATCTCTAACGACCAACTCCTAACGGCTAACTTTGAAGACCAATTACATCGATTAtatactgaaaaaaaaaaaagctccgCTAATGAAagtatatttaaatcattagttCATAATGTGTAATAGTTGTCctaagtaacaatttaatatttaataaaaacacttttagtaTATACtaaatcaaacaaatttatatatataacatttttgAAAAAGTTTGTAACCAAACATGTGAGTGTGaaaagtttttattaaaaaaagtttaagttgatgaaaataattttttaaaaaacaattttttcttaGTCAATCCGAATAAGTTCTCAATTTAGATGCTAAACAAACCTGAAATCTAAAAGCATTTGAAGATTAAAAGAATGATCGAATTCTAATATCTTAGATAGCCACCATGAATTATAATTGTGTTTGTCACGTTCAAAATCAGTCAAAACATGAGTttaatgattcaaaattaatgtaattttaatttttgagatGATGTTTCTACCGTAAAAAATGATTATGAAAGATAAAAGACAGAGAAAGCGAGATCAAGAACGAAGTGAGAACGAGACGAGTAAAGAGCGGGAGATTTATAGAGCAGTTTGAGcaagagagagggagagataGAGAAAAAGCAAGATGATTTTTGTGTGCGCACAAATATATATTGGTAATTTCACCCAAATTTGACGTCAACAAAAGATCattccacttttttttttttttttttgaaggatAATTTCACCTTTTTTTTAACCCAATTTTTAGGTCGTTCGTACAAAAATCCCACAAATCAATCGTAATTCGTAACCGTGTCCTCTCCCATCATCTTTTCTTCCTCATAAATTTATCTCAATAAGAGATTTAGCTACTTTTGTTTCTCATACTCAACAAATTATTCAATGGAGCATATTTAGATAGATTTTAAGAAGCACCATCGACCCATTTCACTCTAGTcgaaaaaaaaacccttaaatCACTAAATCACCAATTAACCCAAAAGCTTTGACTTTGAACCTAGGACATCCTGAAGAAACATCTCTAGTACCACCTTAAATCATCAATTGGCcaaaaaaacataaacttatAGATAAAAGTAAATTTAATCTCATATATCATcaaacaaatattaaataaacaagCAAGAAGAGTTTACCCGCGAAAAGACATGAATAGACAAGAAGATGGTTGGCATACAAATATTCATATTGAAAAAagataacaaatttataaatgTGCGGGttataatacaaaataaaaggTTACAAATACAAGAAGCAATTACAAAAGTAGATTGCGTGTTCTCTCACATGCTTTTAAAgcataaaagtaaaaaaaaaaaattaaaataaataaaataaataaaaataaaaataacaaaaaacataaaagtaGGAGAAATCAGACTACCCTTTATTCTTTTCACATTTTTCATGATTATAAGATGATGCTACAGTATATCCACTtaaaaccatataatataagaataaatttatattaactaACATATTCAGGCAGTGATTTAACAATTTGAATCTTTATAATATCATTTCTTTTCCTATCTCTACCCTTTGATAAATGGTCAGCTAAAAAGACTCTGCTTCAgtcatatattaaataatcaCTTGAGAAACCAATGTCTATTTCATACAATACAGATGTGAAATACCTTGTCAATCACAGAATAAATGGTCTTGCATGATGATGTCAAAGCCACtaataaaaagggaaaataaagATCTTTCTTTGTCTGCTTCCTCCTAGGTAATGGTAACTGGCTAAGAATGTTCAGTTTCCTATAGTGAGATTAGTATTTTCTTATCCTttgattatcattttttttaaatccaacATGAGAAGTAATTGGATTAATATTTGAACAACACAAACTTCTCATATCTAGATTGAACACAGCATATCTTCTACATGGAAAAGGAACCCTTTACAGTAAATTCATAAGAGTAGACATTTTGATTCCATTTAGATTGTTGAGAGGAATATACTTACTTTATCTATGATTGTTGTTGTTGGAGTCCAGCAGCACTGATAAAATTTCAGAGAACTGAGGGCGCTTTGATGGGCAATTGTTCCAGCATCTGATCATCAGAGATTTCAGGGTGGATGGGCAGTCCTTTGGAACATCAGGTCTTAGACCACAAGCAGCTATACCAACTGCTGCCTGCACCGGTGAATATGCACCGTAAGCTGCCTCGCCCGTCACCATCTCCCATATTACCATTCCAAAACTGTATACATTACTCATCCATGTCTCGTTAACGCTCTCTGGATCACCTGCAATAATCTGGCCCAAACCAGATAGAACCAACAAATACAAATCAATAACACTCCTGTCATTACTTAACAAATGGATTAAGATCTATAGAAATAGACTGACAAgtaaaggatagtaatgagaCGAGATCTACAGGAATTTCAAAGTCCCTGGAAGAAAGGGGCAGATTCCCTCTAACGTAGCTTTAAGATGGTGGGCTCCACAAATTGCACCAGTTAAGCAGAAAGTGGCTACAATTCAGAGTTGCGGCCAAAAAGATGGTGCAGTGAAATCTAACCTTAATCATCCCAAGAAAATGAGATTCCTAGACAAATATAAACACAATATTGATGTGTAAAGCATAAAAAATCATGACTGTATGTTATACACACTGGaccatcatggagaaagtgacaTAAAGTCTCTTTAAATGGAAAAGGACTCATCCTATCCCATGCGGTTTAATGTAATGAACCCAAAGACTAATTACATCTCAAAAAAGCCAGAAGATATTGCTTTGTTCagatagatacatgtttgattcTTTTCAATGCATACTGTAGTTGAAACTTGCTTTAGATAATTTCAGGTGCAATCAGAGTTATGGTGAACAAACCTCAGGAGCAAGCCAACGATATCCATCAGTTTCGTACTCCATTGCCTCTCCCAAgtttttgcatgcagtgagtaTGCCCATGTCACCCAAACAAGCATTGCCGTTCTTATCTAACAAAATTCTCTGTGTGTTAAGATCTCGATAGGCCACACCGTGGTCATTCATGAATTTGATCCCTTCTACTACATCAATAGCAATCCTGGTTATTTCTTTCGTTTGAAgccttttgtttttcagcatcAATTCATGGACTGATCCGCCCTCCATGAGTTTGGTTACCACGCACAAGCCATGATTTTCATCAATACAAACACCATAGAACATCAGAATGTTCTTGTGCCCACATGTCATCAGCTCCAACAAGTCTTTTCGGAGCTCAAACTTGTAAGCAACTCCCTTTTCACACCCTTTAATCTTCTCTATAGCAACTCTTCTGCCCTTGTAGACTCCCTTGAACGAGTTGGGTCCAATCTGATCAACGAATTCAAGATTCTCAGAGCTCAGCAGCCATTTACCCAGCTCATGTCCACCAGATTGGACTGTTTGCCATTCATCGACAGTTACAGCAAACGATGAAGTAGATAATGGCATTTCAATACGTAAATTgtcactcaaattcgagttctCATAACCACTTCTGCAATTTTGTTCAACAGCATCGTCCTCGATTTCTCTCAGATCTTTCCCCCCAGTGTTACCTTCTTGGCATCCACAAAATCCAAAAGGGAGTTTCACTGTAGTGGTTTTTGGCTTCTTAATAGCCAATTTTAGAGCATTTTCAACCTTTGATTTGAAGAGTTTCTCCTGGACATCCAGATTTACAAAAAGGATGACTCCGAGAGTAAATTTTTTCTTCTCAAAAATCTGTATCTTCTCACAACGAATGGCAGCACTCTCCAACGCTCCAGACATCGCTGACCATGAAACTGAAGAGTTGCAAGCAAATGTGAGCTTCATTATAGGCTTCTGAACATCACGATTCGTCACTTCTTGAAATAAGATTGCAGGGTGATCATAAACAGATGCCTGCTCTATCAATTTGATGTGGAGAAAGACATCTTTCATGTCAAACCCCGCCTGAGCATAACTGTTCACACCACCAAAACAACAGAGACAACAAATACAGCAGTAAGATGATTAGCAAATGTTTACAAAACATGCATCTGATCTATCGTCCATTACAACGCTCAGTTACTAGAGTATCTCCAATCAGTTCCCGATTATATATTTCGTTCTTTTTCAATCCATCTCTTCAGTTCACACAACTCTAAACTAACAACAACACATTACTAATCAGAGTCCAAACCTGAGAGGCAACGAATCGTAATGCTTACGAATGTTGGAGACGAGCTTTTCCGGCAACTGACTTCCAGGATAGAGCTGAGTAAGATTCCGTACAACACTCCCCCAAACAGCCTTCTTAGACCCCTCAGTTCTCGTAGGTGATGGATCGCGAacagaatccagattcaaagaGTTTTTAAGCGACGCAACCGCCTCAGAAACATTCCGACTGAATCTCTGTAACCGTTTATGCATCGTCGAAGATTCCTTCTCTCCAACAGCAAACGAACTCTCCGCCTTGGAGTCTTCCGATCTATCCTGGGTCCTCATCAACACCTGCTCCACCATATCCTCATCAGTACTAGCTCTACTTGACCAACACTCCAATGCCGTCGCCATGGCTCCGCTGTTCACTCCAACTACATGTAGAAGAACCTTGAAGCACAAGAAATCGAATGAAAACTCCGGCAAGGAAGATCGTGACGGTGAAAACAGTGGCGCGTAGGGCAGATTTGTGAATGAGTGGGGCTTTGATTTGAAGTTTGGAGCGTGAAAAATGGGGAAAAGGGAAGAGGAAATTGCATTCGATTGTTGAACAGTCTCTTGAGAAGTGGTAATGTTATGGGCGGTAGAGCATTAAATATGTGAGGGTGATTATTATGTGTGGGTGAGGTCCGTGGAAGATGATGGTGCACCTCCGATCTGATGTGACGGCGGGGCGGGGGATCATCATGATGGTGATGTGTATCACTGTGAACGTGATGATGTTTATGGAAGCCACGTGGGACCTTAGGAAGTTGATTGTTTTTGCCTGCGTTTAGTTAGTCAATTTTTCCACGTGGCGTTCTCTTAGTGGAGCGCGTAACAATATGTTTTTAAGCTAAGTAGCCAACAGCATGTGAGATGGTAGCCACGGTTtctaattatattttgaaaaaaaaaaaaaactgtacaattatttattgagaaattttcacatataaaagaatatcaaattatttacctaaatagttaaaaaaaaatgatagcaTCGATGAGTCTCtatcaaaaaaataataaaatattattattttaataggaaattttttttttctaattttaaaaattctccttatttattatatatatttttaaaaaatatatttatttattatttacgtTGCTACACTGTGTTGCTACACTGTCTTCCCCTTCTTTTCTCGATAATTATTTCTTGGTCTATAGATTTTCGGTCTAGTTTTCAattacttcttttcttttcaaaacgTAACAATTTTAACTCTAAAATTTTGAGTATAATTTTTACATAATCTATAGACTTcaaaattttatactttaaccactaaattaaaaactaacGCCAACAACTAAAGTGAATATCAaccaaacaagaaaaaaaagagtaaagtATCAAAACTTgagaatcaaaataaaaattaaattcaaaatccaaTAGTATACGTATACCtttagaaacaaaattcaaaactaaaaaataatattaaatattttaaatttaaactgGAAATTCATTGGGtggaaaaatatatttgtcAAATAGTTTTTCTACCCCCAAAAAACGAAATTAATTCGGAGACCCAAGTAAAACCATGTGGGGATGTCGTGTCTGAAACATGGCCCACAATTTTCGTATAACGTTACTCGGAGGGTGAAATCAGGGCCGTTGATCGAGAACGATCATGCGAAGGGGGCGCATATTCCAATGCGGTCGGTAGTAGATGTTCTAGTTTGAGGAGAGTGGACCCCACCAGAAcaattatttttcatcaatggttGTCGTTTCCATAGTTAGGATCCCAAAGCATGAAACGGCAGAGTAATTCGTCGTGGATATTTGGGCCTTTTTTGGGCCTAATGGGCCCACTCCAGGCCTTAattaaaaagaagttaaaatcCCTAGACGCAAACCATGACGAAAATAAACTGTTTTAATTTTTGTCAGTTTGTTGGTTCATAAATAGTAATAAAAcccaaaatcaataaaaatggaattttcagCTATTAgagattgaaaaggaaaaagaaaaagaaaaaggaaaaaaaaaaaaaaaagaggccTTAAAGTATTAGATTCCTTGGCAGATTGGGAGTTATGATTGTTTTCATTATGATGGGATATGAATATCATGAATTATCTCTCTAGGTTTCTTACCCTAcaacaaacaaaaagaaaccAACTTAAACATAATTGAAATCAAATGCATTGTTTAATTGGGtgttaaaatgttaaattaagttttattgGAGGTAGTCTGATGTGTTGTTATTTATCCGTTCATAGAATTAATTTAGGACCTCTCTTCAAGCGATTAATGGGATATGTGATTTaatgttattatatattgttCTAATTAGCATGAGGTTTCTAACGAGGGCAAACATGATGACTCTTTccttcaaaatatattttcttgacTTAGTGATTTTTTCTGTTTAGTGTTGTTTTTGTTGTCCTTGATTCTtctaattatattttgtttgtgtttTGACCTAAAATTAAAACTCCTATAAGATCATTTTTGTCTTTATAACAATTCAATATCTTtacaaaagaaaacaataataataataaatgtaatagtgaattaaaaagaaaactagATGTGGTTCGGTTTTTCAACTTACTCAACAAGGTCATGTCCAAAAAATGAGATTGATCAATCAAAGATTAGTACAATTTACAGTCAGCATTGATTCCTTTCTTAAATCATGATGTAATGGTTGATCGACTCCTCCTTAGATTAAATCTCTTCATAGACTTTAATAGTGAACCTATCTTTTTTGAagacttgaaaatatttatctTAAATATAAAAGATTCTCACCTTTTAAAATTCCCATAAAAATATTCTCAATTAAGTATTACAAATTTAGAACAATTGAGAGTGAATAAACAAATGTGCTTCACTAGTCTTCTTGCTTTGCAATGCTCCTTTATCCTATatacataaaaattaaattgataaataattaaattcaattcaattgaACCACAATCACCccaattgaaattaaaaaaatatcaattaggATGAAACGTATATTTACCCAAACCACATTCAAACACAAATTTAAATCAAACACGCTATAATtagataaaaattaataaataaaactcaAGTATTTGTGTCAAAAtgttaataaatgaaataaaaacacaattaaagaaaaagaaaaacctcaaCATATACACCGTAATTCATGTACTATTTTGTTTGTCAAAATAAACATAGTTACATACGAGACCACAAATTCTATAATTCGAATTACTTACcttaattgtattaaaaaaaaagtactattttatttatttatttatcttttgcAATATGTAAGATAGGGATCAAACCATGAGTTCATATATGTTGAAGTATGATTatgttaatattttatatttagggaaaacaaaataaatccATTCCAAACCGATGGAATTTTTGTGAggattttaaacttaaaaatgtCTATTTCCAATTTTACtccacaatttttcttttttaatattacaCAAACTAAAATCTTCACGGTTctttcataaaaatatattacactAGAATGTCTTCCTAGTCAGATCAATTTTCTTATACTTTTTCTGCCTCTAAATTGTTTCGGTGGGTTAGTTTTctaatttggtttttttgtatttgttttgttttgttttccagttttttaaatttggttttctattttgttaattgtcctctttaccttttatttatttaatcataataactatttcaatattttaaacatgttgtGAACTTTAAGAACATAACGGAAACACAaatactaataaaatataatattaaaataaatataatataatattaaaataaattaaacataatatataaataaacaaataaaataaattagaaaaatataaaataaaaaaattctctaAATTCCCCACTTTCTCTAATTTTTATGGAATTTGTCCAATGTATGTGTGCTTTCAAAACTCACAAAATACCACTATTTATGGACAAAttggcaagtaggaggtgaATTACATGGAtaataataatgtgtaatgttgagacacatggacaacactttgAGAAATGAGgacatgacacatggtcaatgaACTAAGCACGAGCATCTAATGGGTATctgttatcataatatttattataCTCTCCCTTAGAtgttcattatatatatgaaaaatctAATGagaaaaaatcctagtgaaggaaaaagagtacatatttcatataatttatacttctaaaaagtatatttacttcCCTAAATTGAAACAccacttgagatctctgagttGCCACATtctaatgttgtgcaccaatttttcaaagattACGGTAAGTAatacctttgtaaataagtctaccaggttatctttcgaacaaatttttTGTATAGTGATATCGTCATTTTCTTTAAGACCATGAGTATA from Benincasa hispida cultivar B227 chromosome 10, ASM972705v1, whole genome shotgun sequence carries:
- the LOC120088669 gene encoding serine/threonine-protein kinase EDR1, yielding MATALECWSSRASTDEDMVEQVLMRTQDRSEDSKAESSFAVGEKESSTMHKRLQRFSRNVSEAVASLKNSLNLDSVRDPSPTRTEGSKKAVWGSVVRNLTQLYPGSQLPEKLVSNIRKHYDSLPLSYAQAGFDMKDVFLHIKLIEQASVYDHPAILFQEVTNRDVQKPIMKLTFACNSSVSWSAMSGALESAAIRCEKIQIFEKKKFTLGVILFVNLDVQEKLFKSKVENALKLAIKKPKTTTVKLPFGFCGCQEGNTGGKDLREIEDDAVEQNCRSGYENSNLSDNLRIEMPLSTSSFAVTVDEWQTVQSGGHELGKWLLSSENLEFVDQIGPNSFKGVYKGRRVAIEKIKGCEKGVAYKFELRKDLLELMTCGHKNILMFYGVCIDENHGLCVVTKLMEGGSVHELMLKNKRLQTKEITRIAIDVVEGIKFMNDHGVAYRDLNTQRILLDKNGNACLGDMGILTACKNLGEAMEYETDGYRWLAPEIIAGDPESVNETWMSNVYSFGMVIWEMVTGEAAYGAYSPVQAAVGIAACGLRPDVPKDCPSTLKSLMIRCWNNCPSKRPQFSEILSVLLDSNNNNHR